One genomic region from Neoarius graeffei isolate fNeoGra1 chromosome 4, fNeoGra1.pri, whole genome shotgun sequence encodes:
- the cdkn2d gene encoding cyclin-dependent kinase 4 inhibitor D, translating to MVLSESDAGKSLTAAAARGDTAEVRRLLEENRVHPDTSNEFGKTALQVMMMGNPNVACLLLENGADPNIQDRFGITPAHDAARTGFLDTLCVLVDYGASVNIPDQSGALPIHIAIREGYRDVVEFLAPRSNLGHQDTRGDTALDIAKASCTPDLVELLKRQLESSLAFQS from the exons ATGGTGCTGAGTGAGAGCGACGCGGGGAAGAGTCTGACTGCGGCGGCGGCGAGAGGAGACACGGCGGAGGTGAGGAGGCTGCTGGAGGAGAACCGGGTTCACCCCGACACCAGCAACGAGTTCGGCAAAACTGCCTTACAG GTAATGATGATGGGTAACCCCAACGTTGCTTGCCTGCTTTTGGAGAACGGTGCTGACCCGAACATCCAGGACCGCTTCGGGATCACACCGGCCCACGACGCAGCCCGGACAGGCTTTTTGGACACGCTGTGTGTCCTGGTTGACTACGGTGCCTCGGTCAACATTCCCGATCAGTCTGGTGCTCTGCCCATCCACATTGCCATCCGAGAGGGCTACAGAGACGTGGTGGAGTTCCTGGCACCGCGTTCGAACCTCGGCCACCAGGACACGCGAGGGGACACGGCGCTGGACATCGCCAAGGCCTCGTGCACGCCGGACTTGGTGGAGCTGTTGAAACGGCAGCTGGAATCCTCCCTGGCTTTCCAATCCTAG